From Camelus bactrianus isolate YW-2024 breed Bactrian camel chromosome 35, ASM4877302v1, whole genome shotgun sequence, a single genomic window includes:
- the PTF1A gene encoding pancreas transcription factor 1 subunit alpha, with amino-acid sequence MDAVLLEHFPGGLDAFPSPYFDEEDFFTDQSSRDPLEDGDELLADEQAEVQFLSHQLHEYCYRDGACLLLQPAPSGAPHALAQPPSGGPGEREDGGGGYCCGAGAHPGGFPYSPGSPPSCLVYPCAGTSVLSPEARLRGLSGAAAAAAARRRRRVRSEAELQQLRQAANVRERRRMQSINDAFEGLRSHIPTLPYEKRLSKVDTLRLAIGYINFLSELVQADLPLRGGGAGSGGGPGGGGRLGGDSLGSQAQKVIICHRGTRSPSPSDPDYGLPPLAGHSLSWTDEKQLKEQNIIRTAKVWTPEDPRKLNSKSSFNNIENEPPFEFVS; translated from the exons ATGGACGCGGTGCTGCTGGAGCACTTCCCCGGGGGCCTGGATGCCTTTCCGTCTCCTTACTTTGACGAGGAGGACTTCTTCACTGACCAGTCCTCTCGGGACCCTCTGGAGGACGGTGATGAGCTGCTGGCGGACGAGCAGGCAGAGGTGCAGTTTCTCAGCCACCAGCTGCACGAGTACTGTTACCGCGACGGGGCGTGCCTGCTGCTGCAGCCCGCGCCCTCGGGGGCCCCGCACGCGCTCGCCCAGCCGCCCTCGGGGGGCCCCGGCGAGCGGGAGGACGGCGGCGGCGGCTACTGCTGCGGGGCCGGGGCGCACCCGGGCGGCTTCCCCTACTCGCCCGGCTCGCCGCCCTCGTGCCTTGTCTACCCGTGCGCGGGGACATCCGTGCTGTCGCCCGAGGCGCGGCTGCGCGGCCTgagcggggcggcggcggcggcggctgcacgGCGGCGGCGAAGGGTGCGCTCTGAGGCGGAGCTGCAGCAGCTGCGGCAGGCGGCCAACGTGCGCGAGCGACGGCGCATGCAGTCCATCAACGACGCCTTCGAGGGGCTGCGCTCGCACATCCCCACGCTGCCCTACGAGAAGCGCCTCTCCAAGGTGGACACGCTGCGCCTGGCCATCGGCTACATCAACTTCCTCAGCGAGCTGGTGCAGGCCGACCTGCCCCTGCGTGGCGGCGGCGCGGGCAGCGGCGGGGGGCCAGGCGGCGGAGGGCGCCTGGGTGGGGACAGCCTGGGCAGCCAGGCCCAGAAGGTCATCATCTGCCACCGGGGCACCC GGTCCCCTTCCCCTAGCGACCCGGATTATGGCCTCCCTCCCCTTGCAGGACACTCTCTCTCTTGGACTGATGAAAAACAACTCAAAGAACAAAATATTATCCGAACAGCTAAAGTGTGGACCCCAGAGGACCCCAGAAAACTCAACAGCAAATCTTCCTTCAACAACATAGAAAACGAACCGCCTTTTGAGTTTGTATCCTGA